The Ziziphus jujuba cultivar Dongzao chromosome 12, ASM3175591v1 sequence CTCACTTTTTGTTGCCAAAGGGTTGGATAGTTTTATGTTCCCAACTTTAGctttaaattttggttttccGTGAAATAGAGTTTTGTTTATGGGAGAGAAAGAATTGTTTAGTATGTTTGCTGATTTAGAAAGTGTTACACATGGCATAAAATCAAAGGTCGGAGTAGCTATCCAACCCTTTCTTATCCCCACCTCATTCCTTATTTAATTAGAGTCAGGACAAGGATTCCCATTCCCCAACCTATTtccttgtttaattatttttttaattatatatttttaagcgattataattctttaaaaataatatttttaaaatttggtaaaatcaagaaaaaaaagcaaattgtaaaaaaaaaaaaaaagaaaaattataatatttatcatttatgtgTAAATGGGGTAGATATGGGGCTGGGAATACACTCCCTGACTCCACCCCAATCCCGACCTAAAATGCCATCCCAATTAACTAGGAAATCACCATCCCATTAGGGTAGGATACCGCAGGAACAAGCTGATCCGGTGCAAATTGCCATCGCTAGATTAGTTGTCACGTCTTTAATACCCTTTTTTactataaactatatatataaagagaattcaatttatattttcttctgCAAACGCAAATTAATGGTTGTCAACCAAAACCAATTTCTGTGTAAATGATATGCAGACGACAATAGAATAGGACACTTGTGgaccaaaaaattattttccttaGCTTCTTATGCAATTAtccataatattaaattttcttcATGAGAGACATATTCTTtctgctgcttcttcttcttgtttatgaagtattcttcttttttcccacaattttttcttctactaaatattgaaattgttaaaagcagaagaatatttatacaaataaattctGTCTTAATCTGGAGGAGATAAATTAGAGGAGaaagataaatttaaataaagaaataaaaataaaaaaaatgggagAGAATTGGTTACAAGTTATAATAATAtctccaaataaaaataaaagttataataAAATCTTGACCAATATCATTGTACCAAAACCTCTTCAATTAATAAGTTTGCAGTGGGATTCCTTCCACCCCTGCTGGTAATTAATTGATCTGCCATGGAAGCTCCAAATTTAGATGCCGTGTATATTAGGAATATTAATTTGACTCCATCAATATCCCTCACGGCTTCAGAGATAGAGTCAGATTTTTTACATATTGGAAGCAAATTAAAGCAGATTAAGATCTTACTTCATGTTAGTTTACACGCTACTTTACACCTAACATGCCTACTCTCTTATGTTATTCAATTTTGcattaatttatgtatttatagaTCGATGCAAGTTTACACGATTGCTAGGGAGCTCTTATACCAATTGCAGCGAATTTGGTACATCCAACCTCCTTATTATTGATAAGTAGTTAgggaatattttatttgtactcTCATGTTTTGGATAAATACGAAAATAtctcttaaatttttaataatattatctataCCTTTTGAAGGAATCTGAAATACCCTTATACCCATACTACCaaaattcctttcttttcttttctatttatttttttgcaataattaattagagacttcaaaattttttggtattttaataaattttatttaaactaagtcatgatttttcaatttgaaaatatatatatatatatgtatatatatatatatatatatatctatatatatatatatatatatctatatatttatggtgattttaatcaaataagtttttttttatccaagtgataatttttaaaatatattttactaatgTATTAAAGTGTATGATACtgtgtcaaatatatataattaaatatattatgatttttcaaatttattcaaatatatatatatatatatatatatatatatatatttatgaaatattataaCTTACTTAAGAAAGGttaagtaattaaaattatcatagtgttttaatagaaaataaagcaaaaaaaaattgtcacattgtttgaataaaaattaattaaaaatatagaaaaacagattttgaaatattcaaattgattattgtaaaaaaaaataaaaataaaaagaattttgaaagttatttaactttaatcaagatataaaggTAATTTAGGCTCCTTCAAAAAGTGTACATGGTATTATTGAAAACTTGAATTATTTCCTAGTTATTATGCTTaatgacacacacacacacacacatatatatatatatatgacaattgTAACACGCcgcacatacatacatacatatatatatatatatatatatatgataattgtAACACCTTGTCTTCAATCGCAGTTGATATGGGtaagtatgagattttttgttcagagcttccTAAGGGTTAACTATCCTATGACTAATCTAGCCTGAACACGCTTAACTTTGgaattctttcaaatcctgaaaTCAATCGCTCTGAAAAGATTCCGTTATTATAAGAGTTACTATTGAACCATCTCCTGCTCCACACTTGGatgatgtgggattggacatcAAGTAATTTGCTAATGCCTCCTGCACTAACCCACATTGATTGTCACAATTCACCCTCTTTAGAGCCTAGCATCCTCACTGGCATACTTCTGGCTGGGTACAGGATATGATACTATTTGTAACATTCTATCTTTATTGGCAGACGTATTACTCTCTGTCAATATTATCCCTAATTTTTCCATCGCACTCAATGtaagattttttgttcaaagcttCCTAGGAGATTATCCATTATTGGACTTTTCTCAcctgagcatgcttaacttcatatttttctcaaactttaaagCTAATCGCTCCGTAAAGGCATTGGTGCTATGAAATtaactatcattatatttgaatcatcctctATTTCAAGCCTGAACAATGTAGGATTGGACACCAAGTAGCTCTCTAGTACTTCTTGTACCAACTCATACTGATggtcataataataatttggtagACCATGTAGTGATCTACTTTTCAATACATAGACTGATGTCGCTTAATTATATGTTAAATGTcggtaaaaaagaaaatgtagaaattttttaaacatgttTGGCtagctatttttaaaattattttttgttttataaaacaaataatagttttataaaTACTTAAAGGGATTTGaccattattttttgaaaataatttttaaaaacaaaaattaagaaacaacaTTACTTTATTTTCCCTTATTTTAGAAACaagtttaatataatataaagtaaTCTTAACCATGAatttggtatcatccaacgagATAGAGGTCAAGAATTTCTAAATGAGAATGGGTCAAGACCACTTGAATGGGGTCGTGGATCACAAACACCTCAATGAATAGACACCGATGGGACaaacaacaatgcacagtcccttaggaatactagaacctagagctctgataccaactgtcaggacccgtccaaaattcctcaccgtaaccctagacaagccctgattccagggaaactctaccggatcctccaatggaaaatccggcagaatctcccctaagggttgaacttaccacaattttcctgcactgaaaatacacttctatatacaccaccttattcctcccacattactacaatttaagttccacaactggcagcacttcaataacaaattatataaaaggcatataatggaattaatttagcaaataaccaattaagatataccatcatagattctcgtccgcccacTTAGTGCTACGCATGTCAAATACTCtttaaatatcgttttacaaatatgccaatgcgtaacatagaaagaaatgtaagaacaacatcacattaacaatcaaaaactataacaaacattttaatgatgatggtaatgatgtaacttgcctgagggctattatattcccatacatatattaatgtaacttgcctgagggctatctcacctacccaaaggctaccacttgtctgagaactattatacttgtctgatggctatctttcttgcctgtaggctgtgatacttatccgaagATACtatatggtagtaataataataaaaacaataacaaaattaaaattaaagatctcataatagtgttaataaaaataaaaataaaaataaaaataataatcaataataacaactataattataataatgataataataggaatttgaattacaataaaaataatcattataaataataataagaatcccgataacagtaataataatgattaaataaatagttaaatgcaattaatattaataagaatataataacatcattaagaatattagtaaaaaattaattcacaaatagataacataacataaataagtaaaatcatatcttaaaatccacgctcgtaatggagatacgtacgataccttctaacatgctacgtgatccatgattccagttgtcaccggcactctgctaccaatacaaaccagggtggttgcctatattggccgtctgatcccctggactcgtagacgacatgattatggggctagctcacatatatatccacatatatataattatgtatttccATATAACATCACacatcttcatatatatatatatatatatatatatatatgtatatatacatacatatatgcatcatatgtttaccgtacatgtgtatatatatatatatatatatatatatatatatatatcaatctatacacatgctaactataattttggtgtaataattccaatcaacataacaagtaaactcacaaaatctataacaatccttttacaccttctgcttaatattatcaacattgtccactctaatttgatagaaaattaGATGAACCCATATGACCTAAACTGCAAATTTCggatttttcaatatcttgacaattaattcaaattaaccatTTCTTTAGCCTCTAACAATCATTAAGAACCCAAATGTAATGGCAACTGGCTAAGGACTTGTCCAAtctctatccaatttcaacataaacacaaCTTAACTTcatcaatggcaacttcctaattactcaattataattcacattctagctaccaatttgaagcttatgatGAGAGCATCAAGAAGATACCTTCAATTGGTCCAACCGCCGCTGGAGGTAGCCAGAATCCTACCGTGAAGTTGCTACCGAAACAGATCTCTTGTCATATCTCACGAATGagcaagatttgagccaatTCAAGCTTGGAAACGGATTCAGGGGGCCCAAATTCATGGAAAAAGACCAGTCACGCCGCCGGTAGCCTCCGGAAAACTGGTCAACAGGGAAGACGCCGGCCGCCGATGTTGGGCACCGATCCCAGCGTGTCCATCGGCCAACCGGCCGGAGAATCGACGGCTGAGCTCGCCTGGCACGTGTGGCCGTCCGATGGCCGGAAGAAAAAAATGCAGACTGAGAGAGAGGGACCCGtcgggaggaagaagaagaaggagaagaagaagaagaaagtcccgtgttcccccccccccccccccctctccctTTTTTTTCACACGtggggagaaaaaaagaaaaagaaaaagaaaataaataaacaattatataaaataatattaaaataatactatagtCGAAAaatttacaggtccataattttttaaccagatgtccaatttaagcgtgccgctagtctatgaattcgTATCGACGAATATTTCACAaacatgtatgagtcaaagctcaactttgcatgaacaaaaagtcaactctggcatctcttggacagtttggaccttaacttgttttgctcataactttcaaaccgtagctccttcttcaacgtgctactagtctataaactcgtgacaacgtgtattttttaacggtaccttgatcaatgtgaaatttcatcaggagcaaaaagtcaacatttgaccctttCTCGCTCAACGAccgtcaaacccggtcaaccttgatcAAACATGGAAAATTTCCGGTatacttcgggacgggatgttacaggcTAGATGTCAAAGACTGCTCGAATGGATTTGGTCTTCAGGATCATCCAAATGGACACAACTAAGGGTAGGTGTCAATTCAATTTAGTAAggtttttgtactttttttaacAAACCAAACTAAACCGAATCATAAGGAGAAATCAAACCAAACTTACACGGCTATCTTTGGTTTTGTTTGATTGGGTttactattaattttatttctcaataatttaattatgattttaatttaatattactaatatatttaattgaataatttaaaacataaaaatatattaaatataattaattatagtaaaaatattaaatatatatatatataatataatcgttttgatttggtttgatttaGGATAAAAATTGTCCAAATTGAACCGACTCGACTATTGGCCAAAATCAAACCATATCGTACCAGTTGGTTGATTTGATTGGTTCATATAAGGTTTGTGCCCACCTATAGGCCTGATATATGGGCTTGCTCGAATGAGCTGGATACTTAGGACTGCCTAAACAAACCCGAGCAATCTTGAGATCCCGGATTGCCAAacatccattattttttttaaaatatatatataaatatatatttaattatttttttgttttatattttgtaaataatgttttaaaaatcaaaaaatgataaaataggccttttattttttttttaagaaaaatatattagatataCATACCATGTgatgatttaattaaatattaattaagtatCATTAAAGAGTCTACTTTTCCATATTAACTTTTTAGTTTtagaaagttaaaataaaaataaacattgtaAATTGGTATTGTTATCCAtagttaattttttagttttagaaagttaaaataaaaataaacattgtaAATTGGTATTGTTATCCATAGTTTGCCAATTCCACCCTTATGTGGCTCATGAGGTGAGCTACTTAGCAAATTAGATCGTaaccatatatagatatatgtgtgTACAAACTTAATCTTTTGATaactatcttttaatttataacaaataaataataatatgacaaGTATTTAAGATTGTTATATCCATAGCTAACTAGGTTTTTAATAAGATATACTTGTCAAGTCATCATATCACCCATTATGAGTTGAAAGATAGTTCTCACAAGAGcattgcatatatatgtatatagtcaacattttaaatattttatttggtaaatttgaTGATATTAAAGATCTATAAGAccaaatcttttaattttaaaaaacatgaaAGCCATCGAACAAACAGCTATGATTAGAGATAGtgttatgtatattatatatcaagTGACCTAATAAAAGATTtggtgtgtgtgtatatatataatataatcttGCTATAATAGATGTCCGTCCTATTAATAAATTaccattattttcaaaatttaagttattaaaaagttgatttaatatgtatgtatatttaaacaattttaatcCTTACAAAtgttaattgtttttaataggCATACGATTATAGTGGGGATTATGTAATCAAAACACTGTGCAAATTAAATCtcctaattaatcaaaatatcaGACCACTCGACTTCACTAGCTGGCTAATCAGTAAATTTGGTGGGAAAGAGCTTTCTTGGTggttttttaaatctcaacataGTAGATCATAAAGAATCGTTGGCATTTCAGAGATGATTTGATGGTAAAAAGTGATATCTTATACTTGAAGGGATATTATTTTCATGCCATGCAACAGCCAAAGTAGCTAAATTCaacataacatatatattttataactcATTGAGTGGTGATTGGTGGTCTTGTTTATTAACCGAGTAGCTCAATAATGAATTATTTACGCCGTgtccttctttatttatttatttattttttcttacttCCTCTATATACATTGTATGGCAATATGCCATCGCCCATAAATTACTTTCTTTTAAGTAGCAATTTACTTTCTTACTAAACCCTCTTGTTTGGAaacatttatgtttttatgtttatgGTTTTTGGTTTTCACTTAATATTTTCCTTTCAATTGGTCGTCATAACGTGTGCAtacagttttttattatttagaaacAGCAAAAGACATATAAAATTGgtgttaaaaaaatgaattcaaCAGGGTTTGGGCTAAATGAACAGTCAATAGATCTTAGCTAGCTCCAACAAGGGAATTCCAATCCGATCCACGTATGAATCAATTTCATTAGCCTTAGATATATTGGTGGACAATAACACAAGCGTAGTTGGATTGGATCATAAACGACAGTGTCAATTCAAATATGTATATAGGAAATTGCtaagaaaataaatacaaaaatgaaaataaaatcttctgtgtatatatattcatatgtaGACAAGTTTTTCATTCAGTATTTCTGAAATATGACATAgaatagaaaattgaaaaaaaaaattattttttatttatttatttatctttttaatgctATGGAAGGGAGGGAAAATGTATAATTTCTTGCTCACATCGAGTGCATAGAAAAATATGAGGAACTTGGTCAGAATTTGGAATCCCAACACACCTGGTATGCTGCCAAATTTCACAAATATCACAGCAAATCATTCTTTCCCCATCATCATCTTTTGCACCACAAATACATTCCACAACATATTTCCTTGGACCACTTTCACacacctcctcctcctcctcctccacctcatcatcatcatctttgttCTTCCCCTCAAACACAAGTTTTTGACCTACTTCCACTAACCCAATTgccaaatcatttccttttgcATTCAGATTGGAAATTTTTTCCACAACAAAGCTCCTCAAACTCCAATAAATCTCCTTGAAGATTTTTTCTACTTCTAGCTTGAGTTCATCAATGGTAGCATTTTTTCTCATTGTGATACACTCATAGGGTGGCAATGATGGATTGTTCATCaccatctctttattttttcttttcagaaTTGTACAATAGAGGTTTACTTTTCCTTCTAAACCCAAATCAATTTTCGAAGGAATTTCTCCAAAATACTCTTTGATAAAGTATTTCGAATCAAGAACTATCCTTACAGCAACTTGTATTGCTGAGAAAATCCCTGTGCTGAATTTTGGGTCTTTGAAAATGTATTTGTTTAAGTAAAACATGTCCTTCATTAGCTGAAACCTTGTGACCTTGCAATTTGCTTTCAATTTGGAGTTACTCATTGCCAAACTTTCTTGGTAATTAGGCAATACATTGGAGATATCTTCCAAGCAATACTCAAGGACTTTCGTTACCGGATTCAAGCTTCGACGAACCAAATAATTCCCAACAATGTGGTTTCCAAGCGATTTCAATACGAAATCTAGCAAGCCGGTATCACCAACGTAGGCTCTAGCTGCATCTCGAACTTCTTGCCTCGAAATCCATCTGGATTTAACCCTTTTAAGGGCTTCAACGATTACTTTCGTAGCCATTTCAACCCTTTTAGGTGACCATCTACATGTTGTTTCAAGCAAAATTCCTTGGTTATTATTGGACAAGCCTAGAGAATTTTCCTTCGGAAGATGGGACTTGAGCTCTAACATGAAGTGGAATAGGTCACCTAGGGTTACCAAAGATTGTTCTGATAAAGTTTGATACCTTGAGAAAATGAGTGGGATTTCATGGTTGGAAGGTCCAAGATGGTGGATTAGTAAACATAGTGGTAAGCTTTGAAGGGCTTCAATGGCTTTGTTGTACATTTGATGTGTGACACAAAATGTTCCACGACCAAATTTGTAACCCCAACGACCAAACCATGGTTCCTTGTATGCTATTCCATGAATTAGCCTCAATTCCATGCCTCTCTTCTGGGAAATGTCATTCAAACTCACTTTCCTATCAGAATATacaattaaaaacattattccATGTTAAAATTACTTTGCTATGGTTTAGATATTGATGAACATGTaatttactaataaaaaaaaattcaaattagatgtgaaatttgaatttaaaattattgttcgtgaaatttaaatttaaaattattgttcgagaaacttttataaaattatctCAGGGGAattcaatgataaaaataaaataaaataaaaatccctcTAACTCTAGCTCTAGttgaaataaaagtttttttttttttttgggtaaaattgaaataaaagggttttttatgaaaatagtatttacaattttgtttttacatttGGGAAAGTTTTGGTCTAGACATAGATTTGTTGTCAGGAGATGGAATATCCATGTCTTTCTCTATGTAAAAAAGGTAGGGCCCATAATAGAGAAAGGCGATGGCCCAGTCCATTAAATATTTTGTCAGCTTTATGGGAAAAATCGAATATTATAGAATTAGGAAAcgaacaaacaaaagaaaacaaaaacaaattaataagtcTGCCTGCCTCTTTAAGTTTCATGCACATGCATGCCTTATTTATTACTTCGTAT is a genomic window containing:
- the LOC107429220 gene encoding PHD finger protein MALE STERILITY 1; this translates as MSNLDLTGCKKRKRGDKVFKFKNFGENGYPAEFVGSSFRENVKALVEFGHLESNLCWGMLCWSFQLEVHRHPPLHVLLFVVEEPIDASVNRHCKQCHFVGWGKHMVCNKKYHFLLVSKESIVVEACTKSKCNFHYNIINGTDSGNGMSSINDLVDSQGNVMHGVFHSNGFGHLLCVNGVEKGSDLPGFLILEFWDRLCTALRARKVSLNDISQKRGMELRLIHGIAYKEPWFGRWGYKFGRGTFCVTHQMYNKAIEALQSLPLCLLIHHLGPSNHEIPLIFSRYQTLSEQSLVTLGDLFHFMLELKSHLPKENSLGLSNNNQGILLETTCRWSPKRVEMATKVIVEALKRVKSRWISRQEVRDAARAYVGDTGLLDFVLKSLGNHIVGNYLVRRSLNPVTKVLEYCLEDISNVLPNYQESLAMSNSKLKANCKVTRFQLMKDMFYLNKYIFKDPKFSTGIFSAIQVAVRIVLDSKYFIKEYFGEIPSKIDLGLEGKVNLYCTILKRKNKEMVMNNPSLPPYECITMRKNATIDELKLEVEKIFKEIYWSLRSFVVEKISNLNAKGNDLAIGLVEVGQKLVFEGKNKDDDDEVEEEEEEVCESGPRKYVVECICGAKDDDGERMICCDICEIWQHTRCVGIPNSDQVPHIFLCTRCEQEIIHFPSLP